In Psychrobacter sp. P11G3, a single genomic region encodes these proteins:
- a CDS encoding NCS2 family permease yields the protein MNAIERYFGINGENTTIKTEIIAGITTFLTMAYIIFVNPNVLADAGMDKGAVFVATCIAAAVGCFIMGIYARLPVALAPGMGLNAFFTYGVVLGMGYAWQTALGAVFLSGCIFVLLSLFKIREAIINAIPTSLKNGVVAGIGAFLAFIALQSAGIIVNHDATLVGLGDMTSFGPVMASLGFVVIIGLSYKKVPGAVTIGILLVALISLLMGYTQFTGIISSPPSIAPTLMQLDIAGAFDVGMISVIFAFLFVDLFDTAGTLIATTSQAKLTDKDGNIPNMGKALLADSTATVAGSLLGTSSTTSYIESISGIASGGRTGLMAVTVGVLFLFSIFFSPLAGMIPAYATAGAIFYVAVLMMGTLKDINWSDLTEAAPVVVVLLFTPLTYSIADGIALGFITFTAVKAIAGKFADISIAVWILTAILLFKIIFL from the coding sequence ATGAATGCAATTGAACGCTATTTTGGGATTAATGGTGAAAATACCACGATCAAAACAGAAATCATCGCTGGTATAACCACGTTCTTGACGATGGCCTATATTATCTTTGTCAACCCTAACGTCTTAGCCGATGCAGGTATGGATAAAGGGGCTGTATTTGTAGCGACCTGTATAGCAGCAGCAGTAGGTTGTTTCATCATGGGTATCTACGCCCGACTACCAGTTGCGCTGGCACCAGGTATGGGGCTTAATGCTTTCTTTACCTATGGTGTGGTGCTTGGTATGGGCTACGCGTGGCAGACAGCGCTAGGTGCGGTGTTCTTGTCTGGTTGTATCTTTGTACTATTGAGTCTATTTAAGATTCGTGAAGCAATTATTAATGCTATTCCAACGTCTCTTAAAAACGGCGTAGTCGCTGGTATTGGTGCGTTCTTGGCGTTTATTGCATTGCAAAGCGCAGGCATCATCGTCAATCATGATGCAACCTTAGTTGGCCTTGGTGACATGACATCATTCGGTCCTGTCATGGCTTCATTAGGTTTTGTTGTTATCATTGGCCTGTCTTATAAGAAAGTCCCAGGTGCGGTAACCATTGGTATTTTATTGGTTGCGTTGATTAGTTTACTGATGGGCTATACACAGTTCACAGGCATCATCTCTTCACCGCCTTCTATTGCACCGACACTGATGCAGTTAGACATTGCTGGTGCATTTGATGTGGGCATGATCAGTGTTATCTTTGCTTTCTTATTTGTCGATTTGTTTGATACTGCTGGTACTTTGATTGCTACCACTAGTCAAGCAAAACTAACGGACAAAGATGGCAATATCCCGAACATGGGCAAAGCACTACTCGCTGATTCAACAGCGACAGTAGCGGGTTCTTTATTGGGTACTTCATCGACGACCAGTTATATCGAAAGTATCTCTGGTATCGCCTCAGGTGGCCGTACAGGCTTAATGGCTGTTACGGTAGGTGTGCTATTCCTGTTCAGTATCTTCTTCTCGCCATTAGCAGGTATGATTCCAGCTTATGCAACGGCTGGCGCTATCTTTTATGTAGCCGTGCTTATGATGGGTACCCTAAAGGATATTAACTGGAGCGACTTAACAGAAGCAGCACCAGTGGTCGTGGTATTGCTATTCACACCGCTTACATACTCTATCGCTGACGGTATCGCACTTGGTTTTATTACCTTTACAGCTGTAAAAGCAATTGCAGGCAAGTTTGCGGATATCAGTATCGCTGTCTGGATTTTGACTGCTATATTGTTGTTCAAAATTATCTTCCTATAA
- the grxD gene encoding Grx4 family monothiol glutaredoxin, with the protein MSEQTPNTAANDVEQLIRDQIRDNKVIIYMKGTPQFPQCGFSARSIEVLTQIGRPFAFVNILENPEIRATLPKIANWPTFPQLWIDGELMGGSDIILQMYQSGELKPLVEANSPAA; encoded by the coding sequence ATGAGTGAGCAAACCCCAAACACTGCTGCAAACGACGTTGAACAATTGATCCGTGATCAAATCCGTGACAACAAAGTCATTATTTACATGAAAGGCACACCGCAATTTCCACAGTGTGGCTTTTCAGCGCGCTCTATCGAAGTGTTGACTCAGATTGGTCGTCCATTTGCGTTTGTAAACATTTTAGAAAACCCAGAAATCCGTGCAACGTTGCCAAAAATCGCTAACTGGCCAACGTTCCCGCAGTTATGGATTGATGGCGAGCTAATGGGCGGATCAGACATCATCTTACAAATGTATCAATCAGGCGAGCTAAAGCCATTGGTTGAAGCAAACAGCCCTGCTGCTTAA
- a CDS encoding cupin domain-containing protein has translation MTSIPLCLPDSITPEQFLTEYWQKKPLLIKQGLPQLIDMFEPDDMIGLALEEDASARLLTQAASKKEGQAQWQLKKSPLNETDFEKLPEQWTVLVQNLEQWSPELGQLWQAFDFIPQWQRDDIMVSYAPAGGSVGKHYDDYDVFLAQGYGSRRWQLGKFCDDKTEFVADEPLRLFDDMGELIFDEILEAGDVLYVPPKLSHFGVAQDDCLTFSFGCRRPNLMQIIDSVADIATNDSKLFIPMLLPQALQASGKLQADSITAIKAQLLEMLQSDRGDDMIRQAVSEVVSKRQYDALMPEETLDTDELMQALSEGATLQADYSNRLLYSQTTDGTVLYANGQRIDGLDEAAIAVLVRLANGEALQHSDVTDVDADDLSEWLENGWVWVDIAE, from the coding sequence ATGACTTCTATTCCTCTTTGTTTACCCGACTCTATCACGCCTGAGCAATTCCTAACTGAATACTGGCAAAAGAAGCCACTGCTTATCAAGCAAGGGTTGCCACAGCTAATTGACATGTTTGAACCAGATGACATGATTGGTCTTGCGCTTGAAGAAGATGCTAGCGCAAGACTGCTGACTCAAGCAGCCAGTAAGAAAGAAGGTCAGGCACAGTGGCAACTTAAAAAAAGCCCACTGAATGAAACGGATTTTGAAAAGCTACCAGAGCAATGGACCGTATTGGTACAAAATCTTGAGCAATGGTCGCCAGAGCTTGGTCAGTTGTGGCAAGCATTTGACTTTATTCCGCAGTGGCAGCGCGATGACATCATGGTATCTTACGCACCAGCAGGTGGTTCGGTTGGTAAGCATTATGACGACTACGATGTATTTTTGGCACAAGGCTATGGCTCTAGACGTTGGCAGTTGGGCAAGTTTTGTGATGACAAGACAGAGTTTGTTGCTGATGAGCCGCTGCGTTTATTTGACGACATGGGCGAGCTTATCTTTGATGAGATACTAGAAGCGGGTGATGTCCTTTATGTACCGCCTAAATTATCACATTTCGGTGTAGCACAAGATGACTGTCTGACTTTTTCATTTGGTTGCCGCCGTCCAAACCTAATGCAAATCATCGATAGCGTGGCCGATATTGCGACCAACGACAGCAAGCTATTTATCCCGATGCTACTACCGCAAGCGCTACAAGCGTCAGGTAAATTGCAAGCAGATAGTATTACTGCTATTAAGGCGCAATTGCTAGAGATGCTACAATCTGATCGCGGTGATGATATGATTCGCCAAGCAGTCTCAGAAGTGGTTAGTAAACGCCAGTATGATGCACTGATGCCAGAAGAAACGTTAGATACTGATGAGCTTATGCAAGCGCTATCAGAAGGGGCCACATTGCAAGCGGACTATAGCAACCGCCTACTCTATAGCCAGACCACTGATGGCACCGTGCTGTATGCCAATGGTCAACGTATCGACGGGCTTGATGAAGCTGCGATAGCAGTATTGGTACGCTTGGCCAATGGTGAAGCATTACAGCATAGCGACGTCACCGATGTTGATGCAGATGATTTGAGCGAATGGCTAGAGAACGGCTGGGTATGGGTTGATATTGCCGAATAA
- a CDS encoding NF038104 family lipoprotein has protein sequence MKKLHFVVIIASVFLLQACVHKIVTVPAKIAYKTTKGVVKGTVAVGKAIIPGDSDDDDDKK, from the coding sequence ATGAAAAAGCTACATTTTGTTGTCATCATCGCTAGCGTGTTTTTGCTACAGGCCTGTGTCCATAAAATCGTCACAGTACCCGCAAAAATCGCTTATAAAACTACCAAAGGTGTGGTCAAAGGAACCGTTGCTGTGGGTAAAGCCATCATACCGGGCGACAGTGATGACGATGATGATAAAAAATAA
- the purB gene encoding adenylosuccinate lyase: MTPLTALSPIDGRYASKADSLRPYLSEFGLIKARVTVEIRWLQSLADNSAIGELAAFDDQTNAFLNAIVDDFSEADAQAIKDIEATTNHDVKAVEYFIKDKFRGQDALIDSLEFIHFACTSEDINNLSYALMLKDSRELVVAKMQQVTDSIVDLSIAHADQPMLSRTHGQTASPTTLGKEMANVAYRLARQIKQINQVELLGKINGAVGNYNAHFSAYPDVDWQSHAEAFINQRLELTFNPYTTQIEPHDYIAELFDAVKRFNTILIDFNRDIWQYISLGYFKQRLKDGEVGSSTMPHKVNPIDFENSEGNLGVANAMLAHLGEKLPISRMQRDLSDSTVLRNIGVGLAQSMIAFDACLKGVGKLELNAQRLNDDLNQAQEVLAEPIQTVMRRYRVENPYEKLKALTRGNAMTREAMLTFVESDELSAVSDADKERLRALTPATYIGNAAEQARAIKEWIAKL; the protein is encoded by the coding sequence ATGACCCCACTTACCGCTCTCTCTCCAATTGATGGTCGTTACGCATCAAAGGCTGACAGCTTACGTCCTTATTTATCTGAATTTGGTCTAATCAAAGCTCGCGTTACGGTAGAGATTCGCTGGTTGCAGTCTTTAGCTGACAACAGCGCAATTGGTGAATTAGCAGCATTTGATGACCAGACCAACGCTTTTTTGAATGCAATCGTTGATGACTTTAGCGAAGCAGATGCTCAAGCTATTAAAGACATCGAAGCGACGACCAATCATGATGTAAAAGCGGTTGAGTACTTTATCAAAGACAAGTTCCGTGGTCAGGATGCCTTGATTGACTCACTTGAGTTTATTCACTTTGCCTGTACCAGTGAAGATATCAATAACCTATCGTATGCGTTGATGCTCAAAGACAGCCGCGAGTTAGTCGTTGCGAAAATGCAGCAAGTGACTGATAGCATCGTCGACTTATCTATTGCTCATGCTGATCAACCAATGTTATCACGTACACATGGTCAGACAGCCAGTCCAACGACATTGGGTAAAGAGATGGCAAACGTAGCCTATCGCCTAGCCCGTCAAATCAAGCAAATCAATCAAGTAGAGCTATTAGGTAAAATCAACGGCGCAGTCGGTAACTATAATGCGCATTTTTCAGCGTATCCTGACGTCGACTGGCAGAGCCATGCTGAAGCGTTTATCAATCAGCGTCTAGAGCTAACATTTAACCCTTATACGACTCAAATCGAGCCACACGACTATATCGCTGAGTTGTTTGATGCTGTTAAGCGCTTCAATACAATCTTGATCGATTTCAACCGTGATATTTGGCAATATATTAGCTTAGGCTATTTCAAACAGCGCCTAAAAGACGGTGAAGTTGGCTCTTCTACCATGCCGCATAAAGTCAACCCAATTGACTTTGAAAACTCTGAAGGTAACTTGGGCGTTGCCAATGCGATGTTGGCCCATTTGGGTGAGAAGCTACCAATTTCACGTATGCAGCGTGACCTATCTGACTCAACGGTGTTGCGTAATATCGGTGTTGGCCTAGCCCAAAGCATGATTGCTTTTGACGCTTGCCTAAAAGGTGTGGGTAAACTTGAGCTAAATGCACAGCGTTTAAATGATGATTTGAATCAAGCACAAGAAGTGTTGGCAGAGCCGATTCAAACAGTCATGCGTCGCTACCGTGTTGAAAACCCATACGAGAAGCTAAAAGCCTTAACTCGTGGTAATGCCATGACTCGTGAAGCCATGCTAACCTTCGTCGAAAGTGACGAGCTATCGGCAGTTAGTGATGCGGACAAAGAACGCCTACGTGCATTGACGCCTGCTACTTATATCGGTAATGCCGCTGAGCAAGCACGCGCTATTAAAGAATGGATTGCCAAGCTTTAA
- the mnmA gene encoding tRNA 2-thiouridine(34) synthase MnmA produces the protein MSGGVDSSVSAVLLQQAGFKVEGLFMKNWEEDDGTEYCTAMDDLADAQAVCDKIGMKLHTANFAMEYWDRVFEHFLAEYKAGRTPNPDILCNKEIKFKAFLDYALTLGADYIATGHYTRRSVNYKNDDGTEVAQLLRGLDNNKDQSYFLHAVGGDKIAKTLFPVGELEKPVVRQIAEEHDLATAKKKDSTGICFIGERRFKDFLQQYLPAQKGEILTDDNKVIGTHDGLMYYTLGQRGGIGIGGVKDRVEAPWFVLAKDLEKNRLIVGQGHEHPMLMSNELKAYKLDWIDGLPPANVFSDEGLACMEKSRYRQPDQACHVFATNADGSEVRVVFDEPQRAVTPGQSAVFYIDEVCLGGGVIESIDAPCGF, from the coding sequence ATGTCAGGTGGGGTCGATTCTTCTGTATCAGCCGTATTACTTCAACAGGCAGGCTTCAAGGTCGAAGGCTTGTTTATGAAGAATTGGGAAGAAGATGACGGCACCGAATACTGTACGGCGATGGATGATCTAGCAGACGCGCAAGCCGTATGTGACAAAATCGGTATGAAGCTACACACGGCCAACTTTGCTATGGAATATTGGGATCGCGTATTCGAGCATTTCTTGGCGGAATATAAAGCAGGACGCACCCCAAATCCTGATATCTTGTGCAACAAAGAAATTAAGTTTAAGGCGTTTTTGGACTATGCGTTGACCCTTGGTGCAGATTATATTGCTACAGGTCACTATACGCGCCGCAGTGTGAATTACAAAAATGATGACGGCACTGAGGTTGCGCAGCTCTTACGCGGTCTTGATAATAATAAAGACCAAAGCTATTTCTTGCATGCGGTTGGCGGTGACAAAATCGCCAAAACGCTATTCCCCGTTGGTGAGCTTGAAAAGCCAGTGGTACGTCAGATTGCTGAAGAGCATGACCTAGCGACGGCTAAAAAGAAAGACTCTACGGGTATTTGCTTTATTGGTGAGCGCCGTTTTAAAGACTTCTTACAACAATACCTGCCTGCCCAAAAAGGCGAGATACTTACTGATGATAATAAAGTCATCGGTACTCATGATGGCCTCATGTATTACACATTGGGTCAACGCGGCGGCATCGGCATTGGCGGTGTTAAAGACCGTGTAGAGGCACCGTGGTTTGTATTGGCAAAAGACTTAGAGAAAAACCGTTTAATCGTCGGTCAAGGGCATGAACATCCCATGCTAATGAGCAACGAGCTAAAAGCCTATAAGCTCGATTGGATCGACGGTCTACCACCTGCGAATGTGTTTAGCGACGAAGGTCTAGCCTGTATGGAAAAGTCTCGCTATCGCCAGCCAGACCAAGCGTGTCACGTATTTGCGACCAATGCTGATGGCAGCGAAGTGCGCGTGGTATTTGATGAGCCACAGCGCGCTGTCACTCCTGGACAGTCAGCGGTATTTTATATCGATGAAGTATGTCTAGGCGGCGGCGTGATTGAATCTATCGATGCACCTTGCGGATTCTAA
- the putA gene encoding bifunctional proline dehydrogenase/L-glutamate gamma-semialdehyde dehydrogenase PutA has product MNPVDQFTPQEPILFNPVDMLSPEYLAQSAEALNKRISPLYSADEERWLSELLPLAKPSIEERDAAAEQTRKLVEHVRNDGKAVKMVDSLLLEYSLDTQEGILLMSLAEALIRVPDNYTADALIHDKMSVADWKKHIKNDNGFMVNASTWGMMMTGRVVSIDSSTTASGFLDRMTKKMGEPVIRSAMQKAMRIMGHQFVLGETIEDANKNSQPYRNRGYTYSFDMLGEAAITHKDAEKYFNDYLHAIRATANVKVKEGMPKPSVSIKLSALHPRYEATQEAQVMGLLRQRCLLLIEAAREVNVDISIDAEEADRLEISLKLFESLYRDNLTADWDGLGIVVQGYSKRAIAVLAWLARLSTEVGDRIPVRLVKGAYWDTEIKLAQQKGLSGYPVWTRKEGTDTAYLACARFLLSDHLRGLIWPQFATHNAHTLSSIMTMSAHRDFEFQRLHGMGDALYDHILQAYEIPVRIYAPVGAHKDLLPYLVRRLLENGANSSFVHQLLDKSYPIEKLTVHPYDKLLGNATLHNPDIPLPLEIYGERRASFGPNIFVESQWLPFKSAIDSHLHKTWSATSIINGKAVDTYEVDGQTNQLDKQTVLAPWNHEVSAGEVTYANAEVARQAIDVAVAGQEVWKNVPAAKRAEILRKIAELYEENYAELMALCQVEAGKTMQDGIDEIKEAVDFCRFYADEAERLDDVVHEFTDLAGKQSRQVYKARGTFVCISPWNFPLAIYTGQIVAALAAGNTVVAKPAEQTSLVAHFGAQLMYQAGIPAEALQLVIGAGDVGGALTAADNIAGVIFTGSTQTAQRINQSLNDHAQTSGELPVFIAETGGQNAMIVDSTALPEQVVRDAVLSAFGSAGQRCSACRILCVQEEMADDLIELLQGNMAELSVGNPLYAATDVGPVIDADAKHGLEAHIERMSAEPTATILAQTPMSSSSVVSQEKSTFVLPTAIEVKSIDVIGGEHFGPILHVLRYQARDLNKLIDAINNTGFGLTLGIHSRIENTVEHIERRAFVGNTYINRNQIGAVVNVQPFGGCGLSGTGPKAGGPHYVARLMQLSSEAVNAEQSAAHMTATETQTTTQTELA; this is encoded by the coding sequence ATGAACCCAGTAGACCAGTTTACCCCGCAAGAGCCGATCTTGTTTAATCCTGTTGATATGCTGTCGCCTGAGTATCTCGCCCAGTCAGCAGAAGCGCTAAATAAGCGTATTTCGCCGCTATATAGCGCCGATGAAGAACGTTGGTTGTCTGAGTTATTGCCACTTGCCAAACCCAGTATAGAAGAACGCGATGCTGCTGCTGAGCAAACGCGCAAACTGGTCGAGCACGTACGTAATGATGGTAAAGCCGTCAAGATGGTTGACTCATTATTGCTTGAGTATAGCCTTGATACTCAAGAAGGTATCTTGCTAATGAGCTTGGCAGAAGCCTTGATTCGTGTACCAGACAACTATACGGCTGATGCATTGATTCATGACAAAATGAGTGTGGCTGACTGGAAAAAGCACATTAAAAATGACAATGGCTTTATGGTCAATGCCTCTACTTGGGGCATGATGATGACTGGTCGCGTTGTCAGTATTGACAGCAGCACCACTGCATCAGGTTTCTTGGATCGCATGACTAAGAAGATGGGTGAACCTGTCATTCGTAGTGCGATGCAAAAAGCCATGCGTATCATGGGTCATCAGTTTGTATTGGGCGAAACCATTGAAGACGCCAATAAAAACAGCCAGCCATATCGTAATAGAGGCTATACCTATTCATTTGATATGTTAGGTGAAGCGGCCATCACGCATAAAGATGCGGAAAAATACTTCAACGACTATCTACATGCGATCAGAGCTACGGCGAACGTAAAAGTCAAAGAAGGCATGCCAAAGCCGTCAGTGTCTATCAAATTATCAGCACTGCATCCTCGCTATGAAGCCACGCAAGAAGCACAAGTAATGGGCTTATTGCGTCAGCGTTGCCTGCTATTGATTGAAGCGGCACGTGAAGTCAATGTCGATATCAGTATTGATGCTGAAGAAGCAGATCGCCTCGAGATTTCTCTAAAACTGTTTGAGTCTTTGTACCGTGATAATTTAACGGCGGACTGGGATGGTTTAGGTATCGTTGTACAAGGGTACTCTAAACGTGCTATCGCTGTATTAGCATGGCTTGCTCGTTTGTCTACTGAAGTCGGTGATCGTATACCCGTACGTCTAGTAAAAGGCGCTTACTGGGATACTGAGATCAAACTTGCTCAGCAAAAAGGTCTATCAGGCTATCCAGTTTGGACACGTAAAGAAGGTACGGATACTGCATACCTTGCTTGTGCGCGCTTCTTATTGTCAGACCATCTGCGCGGACTAATCTGGCCACAGTTTGCGACACATAATGCGCATACACTGTCATCAATCATGACCATGAGTGCACATAGAGACTTTGAATTCCAACGTCTACACGGCATGGGCGATGCGCTTTATGATCATATTTTGCAAGCTTATGAGATTCCTGTACGTATCTATGCGCCAGTAGGTGCACATAAAGACTTGCTACCGTACTTGGTACGTCGCTTGCTAGAAAACGGTGCCAACAGCTCGTTTGTTCATCAGTTGCTAGATAAGTCTTACCCAATCGAAAAGCTAACAGTGCATCCATATGACAAGCTGCTTGGTAATGCAACATTGCACAATCCAGACATCCCGTTACCGTTAGAGATTTACGGTGAACGTCGTGCAAGTTTTGGCCCTAATATCTTTGTAGAGTCACAATGGTTACCGTTCAAATCAGCTATTGATAGCCATCTGCATAAGACATGGTCAGCAACCTCTATCATTAATGGTAAAGCGGTTGATACCTATGAAGTAGATGGTCAAACGAATCAGCTTGATAAGCAGACTGTACTTGCGCCTTGGAATCATGAAGTTAGTGCTGGTGAAGTAACTTATGCCAACGCTGAAGTGGCTCGCCAAGCGATTGACGTTGCTGTTGCTGGTCAAGAGGTATGGAAAAATGTACCAGCTGCTAAGCGTGCTGAGATATTACGTAAGATTGCTGAGCTATACGAAGAAAACTACGCTGAACTAATGGCACTATGCCAAGTTGAAGCGGGCAAAACCATGCAAGATGGCATCGATGAAATCAAAGAAGCCGTTGATTTCTGTCGTTTCTATGCTGACGAAGCAGAGCGTCTAGATGATGTCGTACATGAGTTCACAGACTTGGCTGGTAAGCAGTCTCGTCAAGTATATAAAGCACGTGGCACTTTCGTTTGTATCAGTCCATGGAACTTCCCATTGGCTATCTATACGGGACAGATTGTAGCTGCACTTGCTGCAGGTAACACCGTAGTAGCGAAACCTGCTGAACAAACCAGTTTGGTAGCTCACTTTGGTGCCCAGTTGATGTATCAAGCGGGTATACCAGCCGAAGCATTGCAATTGGTCATTGGTGCAGGCGACGTAGGTGGTGCTTTGACGGCTGCTGATAATATCGCAGGGGTGATATTTACAGGCTCTACTCAAACAGCCCAACGTATCAACCAAAGCTTAAATGACCATGCACAAACCAGTGGCGAATTGCCTGTCTTTATCGCTGAGACTGGCGGTCAAAATGCGATGATCGTTGACTCAACGGCACTGCCAGAGCAAGTCGTTAGAGATGCGGTACTATCAGCATTTGGTTCAGCAGGTCAGCGTTGTTCAGCTTGTCGCATATTGTGTGTACAAGAAGAGATGGCGGATGATTTGATCGAGCTCTTGCAAGGTAATATGGCTGAGCTGTCTGTAGGTAATCCTCTATATGCTGCCACAGATGTAGGTCCAGTGATTGATGCGGATGCTAAGCATGGTTTAGAGGCGCACATCGAACGTATGAGTGCTGAGCCGACTGCTACCATTTTGGCACAGACGCCAATGAGCTCAAGCTCAGTCGTCAGTCAAGAGAAGTCTACTTTTGTACTACCAACAGCGATCGAAGTGAAAAGCATTGATGTGATCGGTGGTGAGCACTTTGGTCCAATTCTACACGTACTGCGTTATCAAGCGCGTGATTTGAATAAGCTGATTGATGCCATCAACAACACAGGCTTTGGTTTGACGTTAGGTATCCATAGCCGTATCGAAAATACTGTTGAGCACATTGAGCGCCGCGCATTTGTCGGTAACACTTACATCAACCGTAACCAAATCGGCGCGGTCGTAAACGTACAGCCATTTGGTGGTTGTGGTCTATCAGGTACTGGTCCTAAAGCTGGTGGCCCGCACTATGTCGCGCGTCTCATGCAACTTAGCTCAGAAGCAGTCAACGCTGAACAGTCAGCTGCTCATATGACAGCGACCGAAACCCAAACTACCACTCAAACAGAACTCGCATAA
- a CDS encoding 1-pyrroline-5-carboxylate dehydrogenase, whose protein sequence is MATEFKKNHAQVCESWRLLGAVNRATYLQAAIPKLALLTGDANKAKRLFNHLLSAAPSLDEMHRMTGATGESNDLYVTGRGKTMVIGGETARAMAVLGQLIAALLTGNEVILHCPSQDEMCNEAAKILHDTGISEDVLSVANDSQTVTLLYIDRLAQVAVSGSRSEVQAVSQELANTDGILTQVISVTDMEGLSEMLTPDYLHRFVTERVKTINTTAIGGNASLLELGTE, encoded by the coding sequence ATGGCGACTGAATTCAAAAAAAATCATGCCCAGGTTTGTGAATCTTGGCGATTACTCGGCGCAGTCAATCGCGCAACGTATCTACAAGCAGCCATTCCAAAACTGGCATTGCTCACTGGTGATGCCAATAAAGCAAAGCGTTTATTCAACCATTTGTTGAGCGCTGCGCCTAGCTTGGATGAGATGCATCGTATGACAGGGGCAACAGGCGAGTCCAATGACTTGTATGTGACTGGTCGTGGTAAAACCATGGTTATCGGCGGCGAAACTGCTAGAGCCATGGCAGTATTAGGTCAGCTTATCGCGGCACTCCTAACAGGTAATGAAGTTATATTGCATTGCCCAAGCCAAGATGAGATGTGTAATGAAGCTGCTAAGATACTGCACGACACAGGTATCAGCGAAGATGTATTGAGTGTGGCTAACGATTCGCAAACAGTCACGCTTTTATATATCGATCGTCTAGCACAAGTGGCTGTCTCTGGTAGCCGCAGCGAAGTGCAAGCCGTCAGTCAAGAGCTTGCCAATACTGACGGTATTTTGACGCAGGTTATTAGTGTTACTGATATGGAAGGCTTGTCAGAAATGCTAACGCCTGACTATCTGCATCGCTTTGTCACTGAGCGAGTAAAGACTATCAATACCACAGCAATCGGTGGTAACGCGAGCTTGCTTGAGCTTGGTACAGAGTAG
- the ispF gene encoding 2-C-methyl-D-erythritol 2,4-cyclodiphosphate synthase, translated as MIKIGQGIDVHAFHNNGQQQQYVILAGVPIEHTHSLLAHSDGDVVLHALADALLGALALGDIGQHFPDTDAAHAGLDSRVLLRYVYSKVQEAGYSLGNADITVMCERPKLAPHNLAMRANIASDLQTDVSNISVKATTTEKLGFTGRQEGIMANAVVLLVPNAIEHT; from the coding sequence ATGATAAAAATTGGTCAAGGTATCGACGTTCATGCTTTTCATAATAATGGTCAGCAGCAACAATATGTCATTCTAGCGGGCGTGCCTATTGAGCATACTCACAGTTTGCTCGCACACTCTGATGGGGATGTGGTGTTACATGCATTGGCTGATGCGCTGCTTGGTGCCTTAGCACTTGGTGATATCGGGCAGCATTTTCCCGATACCGATGCGGCACATGCTGGATTGGATTCACGAGTACTGCTGCGTTATGTTTATAGTAAAGTGCAAGAGGCTGGTTATAGCCTAGGCAATGCTGATATTACGGTAATGTGCGAGCGTCCAAAGTTAGCGCCGCATAATCTAGCCATGCGCGCCAATATCGCTAGTGACCTGCAAACAGATGTTAGTAATATCAGTGTAAAAGCCACCACGACTGAAAAATTGGGATTTACGGGTCGTCAAGAGGGCATCATGGCCAATGCCGTGGTATTATTAGTCCCTAATGCTATCGAACATACATAG